Proteins encoded within one genomic window of Setaria italica strain Yugu1 chromosome IV, Setaria_italica_v2.0, whole genome shotgun sequence:
- the LOC101757969 gene encoding uncharacterized protein LOC101757969 isoform X1 → MNFPFIINQEKKEERGERSKKNPIQSRDLVGKRRKGKGDGDDKQLAVAKPNNHGRRRKQTPTAAAPPPIRRRRRSQGGGSMEERAGTDRCHAPAGECEWREELRQQQSQVDALRERLVEVKVGMRCSEGDSRRELDHLCRRVKTIATLLAYLKSKARIMAIPHLAHTSCGIRLQEGVGYIDRHGVPLADWPKGTGPGSCRGGSDDRMAVEGSAAAPEHGDAAGGDVDVDDILKSIRVVTDVMESLVKRVIVAESEAANEKEKVRVGLEEIRRKTLQVETMSAKVEEMEKFAVGTNGMLNEMRQRVEDMVLETTRQRQRAAENEQELSRVKQDFESLRTYVSTLVSVRETLLSSEKQFETMEKLFDRLVAKTNQLETEKAQKEAEVQKVMEENVRLRAMLDKKEAQLQAMSEQCKFMALNHHN, encoded by the exons ATGAATTTTCCTTTCATCAtcaatcaagaaaaaaaagaggaaagaggagaaagaagcaaGAAAAACCCAATCCAATCCAGGGATTTGGTGGGGAAGCGAAGAAAGGGGAAAGGCGATGGCGATGACAAGCAACTAGCCGTCGCCAAGCCGAACAACCACGGCCGGCGAAGAAAGCAAACGCCCACCGCAGCGGCGCCTCccccgatccgccgccgccgccggtcgcaaG GGGGGGGCTCCATGGAGGAGCGCGCCGGTACCGATCGGTGCCACGCCCCGGCCGGGGAGTGCGAGTGGCGGGAGGAGCTGCGGCAGCAGCAGTCCCAGGTGGACGCGCTGCGGGAGCGGCTCGTGGAGGTGAAGGTCGGGATGCGGTGCTCCGAGGGGGACTCCCGGCGGGAGCTCGACCACCTGTGCCGCAGGGTGAAGACCATCGCCACGCTGCTGGCCTACCTCAAGTCCAAGGCCAGGATCATGGCCATACCGCACCTCGCGCACACCTCCTGCGGGATCAGGCTCCAGGAGGGGGTCGGGTACATCGACAGGCACGGCGTGCCGCTGGCGGATTGGCCCAAGGGCACCGGGCCCGGGTCCTGCAGGGGAGGTTCCGATGACAGGATGGCCGTGGAGGGTAGCGCTGCTGCTCCTGAGCACGGCGATGCCGCTGGGGGTGATGTGGATGTGGACGACATTCTCAAATCCATCCGTGTGGTGACGGATGTGATGGAGTCGCTTGTGAAGAGGGTGATTGTCGCGGAGTCGGAAGCTGCTAATGAGAAGGAGAAGGTGAGGGTGGGGTTGGAAGAGATCAGGAGGAAGACCTTGCAGGTCGAGACCATGTCGGCCAAGGTCGAGGAGATGGAGAAGTTTGCTGTGGGTACAAACGGGATGCTGAATGAGATGAGGCAGAGGGTTGAAGATATGGTGCTGGAGACCACTCGGCAGAGGCAGCGCGCTGCTGAAAATGAGCAGGAGCTTAGTCGGGTGAAGCAGGACTTCGAGTCGCTGAGAACTTATGTTAGCACTCTTGTTAGCGTCAGAGAAACTCTTCTCTCATCAGAGAAGCAATTCGAAACAATGGAGAAACTTTTTGACAG GCTAGTTGCCAAGACTAATCAGCTTGAGACTGAGAAAGCTCAGAAAGAAGCTGAAGTCCAGAAAGTGATGGAGGAGAATGTGAGGCTACGCGCTATGCTGGACAAGAAGGAGGCGCAGCTCCAGGCGATGAGTGAGCAGTGCAAGTTCATGGCGCTGAACCACCACAACTAG
- the LOC101757969 gene encoding uncharacterized protein LOC101757969 isoform X2 — translation MEERAGTDRCHAPAGECEWREELRQQQSQVDALRERLVEVKVGMRCSEGDSRRELDHLCRRVKTIATLLAYLKSKARIMAIPHLAHTSCGIRLQEGVGYIDRHGVPLADWPKGTGPGSCRGGSDDRMAVEGSAAAPEHGDAAGGDVDVDDILKSIRVVTDVMESLVKRVIVAESEAANEKEKVRVGLEEIRRKTLQVETMSAKVEEMEKFAVGTNGMLNEMRQRVEDMVLETTRQRQRAAENEQELSRVKQDFESLRTYVSTLVSVRETLLSSEKQFETMEKLFDRLVAKTNQLETEKAQKEAEVQKVMEENVRLRAMLDKKEAQLQAMSEQCKFMALNHHN, via the exons ATGGAGGAGCGCGCCGGTACCGATCGGTGCCACGCCCCGGCCGGGGAGTGCGAGTGGCGGGAGGAGCTGCGGCAGCAGCAGTCCCAGGTGGACGCGCTGCGGGAGCGGCTCGTGGAGGTGAAGGTCGGGATGCGGTGCTCCGAGGGGGACTCCCGGCGGGAGCTCGACCACCTGTGCCGCAGGGTGAAGACCATCGCCACGCTGCTGGCCTACCTCAAGTCCAAGGCCAGGATCATGGCCATACCGCACCTCGCGCACACCTCCTGCGGGATCAGGCTCCAGGAGGGGGTCGGGTACATCGACAGGCACGGCGTGCCGCTGGCGGATTGGCCCAAGGGCACCGGGCCCGGGTCCTGCAGGGGAGGTTCCGATGACAGGATGGCCGTGGAGGGTAGCGCTGCTGCTCCTGAGCACGGCGATGCCGCTGGGGGTGATGTGGATGTGGACGACATTCTCAAATCCATCCGTGTGGTGACGGATGTGATGGAGTCGCTTGTGAAGAGGGTGATTGTCGCGGAGTCGGAAGCTGCTAATGAGAAGGAGAAGGTGAGGGTGGGGTTGGAAGAGATCAGGAGGAAGACCTTGCAGGTCGAGACCATGTCGGCCAAGGTCGAGGAGATGGAGAAGTTTGCTGTGGGTACAAACGGGATGCTGAATGAGATGAGGCAGAGGGTTGAAGATATGGTGCTGGAGACCACTCGGCAGAGGCAGCGCGCTGCTGAAAATGAGCAGGAGCTTAGTCGGGTGAAGCAGGACTTCGAGTCGCTGAGAACTTATGTTAGCACTCTTGTTAGCGTCAGAGAAACTCTTCTCTCATCAGAGAAGCAATTCGAAACAATGGAGAAACTTTTTGACAG GCTAGTTGCCAAGACTAATCAGCTTGAGACTGAGAAAGCTCAGAAAGAAGCTGAAGTCCAGAAAGTGATGGAGGAGAATGTGAGGCTACGCGCTATGCTGGACAAGAAGGAGGCGCAGCTCCAGGCGATGAGTGAGCAGTGCAAGTTCATGGCGCTGAACCACCACAACTAG
- the LOC101758382 gene encoding translocon-associated protein subunit alpha, translated as MAIRVWLPALLLAFLLAASPFTQVARAQSEEDAATAEVVEGADLGIVGDDTQVSSDEPLSPAPGVETVCVFPKNAGKIVPAGEETELLVGLQNEGESALNVVAVHSTLHLPYDHKMYGQNLTVQNFFNASVPVSVQATFPYTFVVSKFLQPGAYDLVGYIVYEIDQHPYQNVFYNGTIEVVEAGGLLSVESVFLITLGIALLGLFGLWAYGQVQQLSKKTKKAPKVELGTGTTDANMDEWLEGTSFAQRSKSKKKQT; from the exons ATGGCGATTAGGGTTTGGCtccccgccctcctcctcgccttcctcctcgccgcctcccccttCACCCAAG TTGCTAGAGCTCAGTCGGAGGAAGATGCTGCTACAGCTGAGGTTGTTGAAGGGGCTGATTTAGGAATTGTGGGTGATGATACTCAGGTTTCCAGTGATGAACCTTTGAGTCCTGCTCCTGGTGTGGAGACAGTATGTGTATTCCCCAAAAATGCTGGCAAAA TTGTACCAGCGGGTGAAGAAACTGAATTACTGGTTGGCCTGCAAAACGAGG GCGAATCAGCTTTGAATGTTGTTGCTGTTCATTCAACTCTCCATCTTCCTTATGATCATAAGATGTATGGCCAGAACCTTACTGTTCAG AATTTCTTCAATGCATCAGTTCCTGTTTCTGTGCAAGCAACCTTCCCCTATACATTTGTTGTGAGCAAGTTCTTGCAG CCTGGAGCCTATGATCTAGTTGGTTACATCGTGTATGAGATTGATCAGCACCCTTACCAGAATGTATTCTACAATGGCACAATCGAGGTCGTTGAGGCTGGAGGCTTACTCAGTGTTGAGTCTGTTTTCCTTATCACCCTTGGAATCGCACTTCTTGGTCTCTTCGGATTGTGGGCATATGGCCAGGTTCAGCAGCTCTCAAAG AAAACAAAGAAGGCCCCCAAGGTGGAGCTTGGAACTGGAACAACTGATGCCAACATGGATGAGTGGCTGGAG GGCACTTCCTTCGCACAGAGAAGCAAATCCAAGAAGAAGCAGACCTGA